In Pseudomonas alcaliphila JAB1, a single window of DNA contains:
- a CDS encoding MFS transporter, which yields MNSSASDAATSLSPGAILLIQLALALGGFAIGTGEFAIMGLMPNVAADLGVSEPQVGHVISAYALGVVVGAPVLALLGARLPRRILLLLLMGCFALGNFASALAPSYEPLLIFRFIAGLPHGAYFGIAMLVAASMAPPHKRAKAVSRVLAGLTVAILIGNPLATWLGQFMSWRYAFALVGIIAITTIAMVAIFLPADPHEQRSSPLGELRAFNRAPIWLALGIGSIGFAGMFCVFSYMAPTLLHVTQVSPGWIPLAMGVFGAGCIVGNSAGGWLFDRLRLRAVAWILAWSTLVLLAFPFAAHSLWTILPAIFALGTMIALGPALQTHLMDVATGAQTLAAASNHAAFNVANALGPWLGGLAISAGMGWTVTGYIGAATAIGGLLLFAWAWKVQHKDGQI from the coding sequence ATGAACAGTTCTGCATCCGACGCCGCGACGAGTCTGTCGCCGGGCGCGATCCTTCTCATTCAACTCGCCCTGGCCCTCGGCGGCTTCGCCATCGGCACCGGCGAGTTCGCCATCATGGGCCTGATGCCCAACGTCGCCGCCGATCTTGGCGTCAGCGAGCCGCAGGTCGGCCACGTGATCAGCGCCTACGCCCTCGGCGTGGTGGTCGGCGCACCGGTGCTGGCCCTGCTCGGCGCACGCTTACCGAGGCGCATCCTGCTTCTGCTGCTGATGGGCTGCTTCGCCCTCGGCAACTTCGCCAGCGCCCTGGCACCGAGCTACGAGCCGCTGCTGATCTTCCGCTTTATCGCCGGCCTGCCGCATGGCGCCTACTTCGGTATCGCCATGCTGGTGGCTGCCTCCATGGCGCCCCCGCACAAGCGCGCCAAGGCGGTGAGCCGGGTGCTGGCCGGCCTGACCGTGGCCATCCTGATCGGCAACCCGCTGGCCACCTGGCTCGGCCAGTTCATGAGCTGGCGCTACGCCTTCGCCCTGGTCGGCATCATCGCCATCACCACCATCGCCATGGTCGCGATCTTCCTCCCCGCCGACCCGCACGAGCAACGCAGCAGCCCCTTGGGCGAGCTGCGTGCCTTCAACCGCGCGCCTATCTGGCTGGCACTGGGCATCGGCTCCATCGGTTTCGCCGGGATGTTCTGCGTGTTCAGCTACATGGCGCCGACCCTGCTCCACGTCACCCAGGTCAGCCCCGGCTGGATTCCCCTGGCCATGGGCGTGTTCGGCGCCGGCTGCATCGTCGGCAACAGTGCCGGCGGCTGGCTGTTCGACCGCCTGCGCCTGCGCGCCGTGGCCTGGATTTTGGCCTGGAGCACGCTGGTGCTGCTGGCCTTCCCCTTCGCCGCACACAGCCTGTGGACCATCCTGCCGGCGATCTTCGCCCTGGGCACCATGATCGCCCTCGGCCCGGCCCTGCAGACCCATCTGATGGACGTCGCCACTGGCGCGCAGACACTCGCCGCCGCGTCCAATCACGCCGCGTTCAACGTCGCCAACGCCCTCGGCCCCTGGCTCGGCGGCCTGGCCATCAGCGCCGGCATGGGCTGGACGGTCACCGGCTACATCGGCGCAGCCACCGCCATCGGCGGCCTGCTGCTGTTCGCCTGGGCGTGGAAGGTGCAGCACAAAGACGGGCAAATCTGA
- a CDS encoding LysR family transcriptional regulator, whose amino-acid sequence MRQPNLSDVALFAAVVEAGGFRVAAQRRGMSASSLSDCVRRLEKELDVRLLNRTTRGLTPTEIGARLLERLRPALDEINTALNDLQEDPQNPVGSLRLHVPGVIARHILPQLLDGFLARYPGIALEVNMDNTFIDVIGAGYDAGIRYEESLAKDMIAIPIGPRRQCFMAVAAPSYLQRHGTPQHPSELSEHRLLGYRFASGKLGVWEFEQEGRTLRIAPEGRLVSSSQDLLIAAACAGHGILYTFEEYIAAHLASGQLQPFMQDWWQHFDGPYLYYHSRRHVPAPLRAFVDYVKALNDSGHPSPSPK is encoded by the coding sequence ATGCGCCAACCAAATCTATCCGACGTCGCCCTGTTCGCTGCCGTGGTCGAGGCCGGAGGCTTTCGCGTCGCAGCGCAACGCCGCGGCATGTCGGCCTCGTCGCTGAGCGATTGCGTGCGCCGCCTGGAAAAGGAACTGGACGTGCGCCTGCTCAACCGCACCACGCGCGGCCTGACGCCGACGGAAATCGGCGCACGCCTGCTTGAACGTCTGCGCCCCGCGCTGGACGAGATCAACACGGCGCTCAACGACCTGCAGGAAGATCCACAGAACCCGGTCGGCTCACTGCGCCTGCATGTGCCCGGCGTGATCGCGCGGCACATCCTGCCGCAGCTGCTGGACGGTTTTCTCGCTCGCTACCCTGGCATCGCGCTGGAAGTGAACATGGACAACACCTTCATCGACGTCATCGGCGCCGGTTACGACGCGGGTATCCGCTACGAGGAAAGCCTGGCCAAGGACATGATCGCCATCCCCATCGGGCCACGCCGGCAGTGTTTCATGGCAGTGGCGGCGCCCAGCTACCTGCAGCGCCATGGCACGCCGCAACACCCCAGCGAACTGAGCGAGCATCGCCTGCTCGGCTACCGCTTCGCCAGCGGCAAGCTCGGCGTGTGGGAGTTCGAACAGGAGGGACGCACCCTGCGTATCGCCCCCGAGGGCCGCTTGGTCAGCTCGTCGCAGGATCTGCTGATCGCTGCAGCCTGCGCCGGTCACGGCATTCTCTACACCTTCGAGGAGTACATCGCGGCGCACCTCGCCAGCGGCCAGCTGCAACCCTTCATGCAGGACTGGTGGCAACACTTCGACGGGCCGTACCTGTACTACCACAGCAGGCGTCACGTACCGGCGCCGCTGCGTGCCTTCGTCGACTACGTGAAGGCCCTGAACGACTCCGGCCATCCATCTCCAAGCCCGAAATAG
- a CDS encoding SDR family oxidoreductase has protein sequence MDKKNAVGRGHSRRDALKLFGVVGGSLALHGVLGGMPTFAWASTTPGWQASDMPALTGKRMLVTGGTSGMGFEDALALSGAGAQVIIAARNAQRGAESIERIHAQVPDARVRFEQLDLADLASVRSLAQRLNAEGEVLDVLINNAAIMAPPQRGVSRDGFEMQLATNFLGHFALTGLLLPSLRKSPDPRVVTLASIAVNRGRINFDDLQSENNYNPYTAYAQSKLACLMMAFELQRRSLANDWGIRSVAAHPGVAVTELVERGPGLQSEFAQQWAKDRDVYHSAAQGALSSLFAATAAEAEGGRYYGPTGEEEKRGPLGLAKVPEAAADADDAARLWSVAERLTGVRYG, from the coding sequence ATGGACAAGAAGAATGCTGTGGGGCGAGGCCATTCGCGTCGTGATGCCCTGAAACTGTTTGGCGTCGTGGGCGGTAGCCTGGCCTTGCACGGGGTGTTGGGCGGGATGCCGACATTCGCCTGGGCCAGTACCACACCGGGTTGGCAGGCGAGCGACATGCCGGCGCTGACCGGCAAGCGCATGCTGGTCACCGGCGGCACCAGTGGTATGGGCTTCGAGGACGCCCTGGCCCTGAGCGGGGCTGGGGCGCAGGTGATCATCGCCGCGCGCAATGCACAGCGCGGTGCCGAGAGCATCGAACGTATTCATGCGCAGGTACCCGATGCGCGGGTGCGTTTCGAACAGCTGGATCTGGCTGACCTGGCTTCGGTGCGCAGCCTGGCCCAGCGCCTGAATGCGGAGGGCGAGGTGCTGGATGTGCTGATCAACAACGCCGCGATCATGGCGCCGCCTCAGCGCGGTGTGTCCCGCGATGGCTTCGAGATGCAGCTGGCAACCAACTTTCTCGGCCATTTCGCGCTCACTGGCTTGCTCCTGCCGTCACTGCGCAAGTCGCCCGACCCGCGCGTGGTGACGCTGGCGAGCATCGCCGTGAACCGCGGCCGTATCAACTTCGATGACCTGCAGTCGGAGAACAACTACAACCCCTACACCGCCTACGCGCAGTCGAAACTGGCCTGTCTGATGATGGCCTTCGAGCTGCAGCGGCGCAGTCTCGCCAATGACTGGGGTATCCGCAGCGTCGCCGCGCACCCTGGCGTCGCCGTTACCGAACTGGTCGAGCGCGGGCCAGGACTGCAAAGCGAGTTCGCTCAGCAGTGGGCGAAGGATCGCGATGTCTATCACTCGGCGGCGCAGGGCGCGCTGTCGTCGCTGTTCGCGGCGACGGCTGCCGAGGCCGAGGGCGGGCGCTACTACGGGCCGACCGGCGAAGAGGAAAAACGCGGCCCATTGGGCCTGGCCAAGGTGCCGGAGGCTGCGGCGGATGCCGATGATGCGGCGCGCCTGTGGTCGGTGGCCGAGCGCCTGACGGGCGTCAGGTACGGCTGA
- a CDS encoding MFS transporter yields MSSSTMAQRVAVAINAQRNELWPALAGFTLFFCLFSGYFMLRPIREAMGIVSGVENLQWLFTATFVVMLIAVPLFAWLSSRVPRIHFIDWVYGFFTLNLALFALLFFSADESLWLARSFYVWISVYNLFVVSVAWSLMADVFDSEQAKRLFAFIAAGASVGGLVGPALSALLVSTLGQSGLILLAAVLLAVALSLKQVLMRWREEGGAGRAGAVRAESPRRPVPGNPFSGLMRVLSSPYLFGIAGFVILLATASTFLYFEQARLVAELFPDRADQVRVFGVIDFVVQAGALIAQLFITGRVARRMGVRVLLACVPLLVCVGFIGLALMPTFAMLAALMIVRRIGEYAFVRPGREMLFAPLDAESKYKAKNFIDTVVYRAGDAMSGWLKSLLDMLAQGAWLVALVGAACAALWGLLGWYLGGQADQRSAEQQLAATS; encoded by the coding sequence ATGTCATCGTCAACGATGGCGCAGCGCGTGGCCGTGGCCATCAACGCGCAGCGCAACGAGCTGTGGCCGGCGCTGGCCGGTTTCACCCTGTTCTTCTGCCTGTTCTCGGGCTACTTCATGCTGCGGCCGATCCGCGAGGCGATGGGCATCGTCTCGGGGGTGGAGAACCTGCAATGGCTGTTCACCGCCACCTTCGTGGTGATGCTGATCGCGGTGCCATTGTTCGCCTGGCTGAGTTCGCGCGTGCCGCGCATTCACTTCATCGACTGGGTGTATGGTTTCTTCACCCTGAATCTGGCGTTGTTCGCGCTGTTGTTTTTCAGTGCTGATGAGAGCCTGTGGCTGGCGCGCAGCTTCTACGTGTGGATTTCGGTCTACAACCTGTTCGTCGTCTCGGTGGCCTGGAGCCTGATGGCTGACGTGTTCGACAGTGAACAGGCCAAGCGCCTGTTCGCCTTCATCGCCGCCGGTGCCAGCGTTGGCGGCCTGGTCGGCCCGGCGTTGAGTGCCTTGCTGGTGAGCACGCTGGGGCAGAGTGGGCTGATTCTGCTGGCCGCGGTGCTGCTGGCCGTGGCGCTGTCGCTCAAGCAGGTGCTGATGCGCTGGCGCGAGGAGGGTGGCGCGGGGCGTGCCGGTGCCGTGCGGGCGGAAAGCCCGCGGCGCCCGGTGCCGGGCAATCCGTTCAGTGGCCTGATGCGCGTGCTGTCTTCGCCCTACCTGTTTGGCATCGCCGGTTTCGTCATCCTGCTGGCGACGGCCAGTACCTTTCTCTATTTCGAACAGGCCCGCCTGGTGGCCGAGCTGTTCCCGGATCGCGCCGATCAGGTGCGGGTGTTCGGCGTGATCGACTTCGTGGTGCAGGCCGGCGCGCTGATTGCCCAGTTGTTCATCACTGGGCGTGTCGCGCGGCGTATGGGGGTGCGGGTGTTGCTGGCCTGCGTGCCGCTGCTGGTGTGTGTCGGCTTCATCGGTCTGGCCTTGATGCCGACCTTCGCCATGCTGGCGGCGCTGATGATCGTGCGCCGTATCGGTGAATACGCCTTCGTGCGGCCAGGACGGGAAATGCTCTTCGCGCCGCTGGATGCCGAGAGCAAGTACAAGGCGAAGAACTTCATCGACACGGTGGTCTATCGCGCGGGCGATGCCATGAGTGGCTGGCTCAAGAGCCTGCTCGACATGCTGGCTCAGGGCGCCTGGCTGGTGGCATTGGTGGGCGCTGCCTGTGCGGCGCTGTGGGGATTGCTCGGTTGGTACCTGGGCGGGCAGGCCGATCAGCGTAGTGCCGAGCAGCAGTTGGCGGCGACCAGCTAG
- a CDS encoding glutathione S-transferase N-terminal domain-containing protein, translating to MTDLSPFHITRKWPAQHPERLQLYSLPTPNGVKASIMLEEIGLPYEPHLVDFASDDQFSPEFLSLAPNNKIPAILDPDGPNGHPLPLFESGAILIYLAEKTGKLLPQDAAARYETIQWLMWQMGGLGPMFGQLGFFHKFAGAEYEDKRPRDRYVAESVRLLGVLDQHLQGRDWITGEYSIADIAVFPWIRNLVGFYEAGDLVQFERFANVRRVLDAFLTRPAVQRGLNIPARG from the coding sequence ATGACCGACCTCAGCCCCTTCCACATCACCCGCAAATGGCCCGCCCAGCATCCCGAGCGCCTGCAGCTGTACTCGCTGCCCACGCCCAACGGGGTCAAGGCCTCGATCATGCTGGAAGAAATCGGCCTACCCTACGAACCTCACCTGGTCGACTTTGCCAGCGACGATCAATTCAGCCCCGAGTTTCTCTCGCTGGCGCCGAACAACAAGATTCCCGCCATCCTCGATCCCGATGGACCCAATGGCCATCCGCTACCGCTGTTCGAGTCCGGGGCGATTCTGATCTACCTCGCGGAAAAGACCGGCAAGCTGCTGCCACAGGACGCCGCTGCCCGCTACGAGACGATTCAATGGTTGATGTGGCAGATGGGCGGCCTGGGACCGATGTTCGGCCAGCTCGGCTTCTTCCACAAATTTGCGGGTGCCGAGTACGAGGACAAACGCCCGCGTGACCGCTACGTGGCCGAATCCGTTCGCCTGCTGGGTGTGCTCGACCAGCATCTGCAAGGCCGTGACTGGATTACCGGCGAGTACAGCATCGCCGACATTGCCGTATTCCCCTGGATTCGCAACCTGGTGGGCTTCTACGAGGCCGGTGATCTGGTGCAGTTCGAACGCTTCGCCAACGTGCGCCGCGTGCTCGATGCCTTCCTCACCCGCCCGGCGGTGCAGCGCGGGCTGAACATTCCCGCGCGCGGCTGA
- a CDS encoding HIT family protein: MSLHGTYDPQNIFALIIRGDLPCYKLYEDDDVLAFLDLFPQSRGHSLVIPKRAAARNILEIDDASLAKVMAVVKKVTQAVVDELQPAGVQVAQFNGAPAGQTVFHIHVHVIPRFEGEGLGIHAATKADPAELEALQARLVKRLQG, encoded by the coding sequence ATGAGCCTGCACGGTACTTACGATCCCCAGAACATCTTCGCCCTGATCATTCGTGGCGACTTGCCCTGCTACAAACTCTACGAGGACGACGATGTACTGGCCTTCCTCGATCTATTCCCGCAATCCAGGGGCCACAGCCTGGTGATCCCCAAGCGCGCTGCTGCGCGCAATATCCTGGAAATCGACGACGCCAGCCTGGCCAAGGTCATGGCCGTGGTGAAGAAGGTCACCCAGGCAGTCGTCGACGAACTGCAACCCGCTGGTGTGCAGGTCGCGCAGTTCAACGGTGCGCCTGCCGGGCAGACGGTGTTCCATATCCACGTGCACGTGATCCCGCGCTTCGAGGGCGAGGGGCTGGGTATTCACGCGGCCACCAAGGCCGACCCGGCCGAGCTGGAAGCGCTGCAGGCACGTCTGGTCAAACGCCTGCAAGGCTGA
- a CDS encoding DUF2790 domain-containing protein — protein MKFAALNATLLAAFAPMAFASEKAPASTKVDVQEYQYGMQLDIDQVLQRTDNSRKSGVVPSVMVYRDSQGEVHAVRFVEWGGLSNQNG, from the coding sequence ATGAAATTCGCAGCCCTCAACGCCACCCTCCTCGCCGCTTTCGCCCCCATGGCCTTCGCCAGCGAGAAAGCACCTGCCAGCACCAAAGTGGATGTGCAGGAATACCAGTACGGCATGCAGCTGGACATCGACCAGGTTCTGCAGCGCACCGACAACAGCCGCAAGAGCGGTGTAGTGCCCAGCGTCATGGTCTACCGCGACAGCCAGGGCGAAGTGCACGCAGTGCGTTTCGTCGAGTGGGGCGGGCTGAGCAACCAGAACGGCTAA
- a CDS encoding 3-isopropylmalate dehydratase: MRSILIALPLLLLAGCSSFRGDPEHIKPVPEDRLLAFQEAQANSAQIVVNRDFGVMGGGCFVAIEVDRKVAARIGVGEVATFQVPPGTRVVGITPDRMDDTLCGMGRLLREVAVPVKSGEIQHLRIVSQNKGGFDIRPDKP; encoded by the coding sequence ATGCGCTCGATCCTCATCGCTCTACCGCTGTTGCTGCTGGCCGGTTGTTCATCGTTTCGGGGCGACCCCGAGCACATCAAACCGGTACCGGAAGATCGCCTGCTGGCCTTTCAGGAGGCGCAGGCGAACAGTGCGCAGATCGTGGTCAATCGCGACTTCGGGGTGATGGGAGGCGGCTGCTTCGTGGCCATCGAGGTGGATCGCAAGGTCGCTGCACGCATCGGCGTCGGCGAGGTCGCGACCTTCCAGGTGCCGCCCGGCACGCGCGTGGTCGGCATCACCCCAGACCGCATGGACGACACCCTGTGCGGCATGGGCCGCCTGCTGCGAGAGGTGGCAGTGCCGGTGAAAAGTGGGGAGATCCAACACCTGCGCATCGTCAGCCAGAACAAGGGTGGCTTCGATATCCGCCCGGACAAGCCCTGA
- a CDS encoding NAD(P)/FAD-dependent oxidoreductase, with the protein MNVNGLPIAIVGAGTAGLATAIFLARQGYAVRLLERVEQLQPVGAGILLQPSGLAVLQRLGLLAECTALGAPVSRLYGTSCQGRVILDTRYHDWQPGSFGLGIHRGVLMTALLNAAQRAGVQVETGVAVSRFEQANGHVRLLQEQADGREQPLGDFAALILADGTRSTLRAQMQVRQWSRPYPWGALWSMLPTSPATESGELRQWYRGCREMFGLMPTGCTHQAREKSLTSLFWSLPLNEHERWRSSGLEAWKTRVRNLVGEASEAYLQQIDDPAQLTLAAYADVRMQRWNDGRVLAIGDCAHAMSPQLGQGANMALVDAAALADALGNAGDEHQQALDWNTIFTRYGDTRRDHLRYYRQASRLLTPLFQSNSNTLAVLRDIALTLARHNSFGRQHAVSTLVGARGGWLWSGAQKRELHAWKGEREVWE; encoded by the coding sequence ATGAACGTGAATGGACTGCCGATCGCCATCGTAGGGGCGGGTACCGCGGGTCTCGCCACGGCGATATTCCTCGCCCGTCAGGGTTATGCGGTTCGACTCCTGGAACGGGTCGAACAGCTGCAGCCGGTGGGCGCCGGCATCCTCTTGCAGCCTTCCGGCTTGGCTGTGCTGCAGCGTCTGGGCCTGCTGGCCGAGTGCACCGCGTTGGGTGCGCCGGTCAGCCGCCTGTACGGCACCAGCTGTCAGGGCCGGGTGATCCTCGATACCCGTTATCACGACTGGCAGCCAGGCAGCTTTGGCCTTGGCATTCACCGCGGCGTGTTGATGACGGCATTGCTCAATGCCGCGCAGCGTGCCGGTGTGCAGGTGGAAACCGGTGTGGCGGTGAGCCGCTTCGAGCAAGCCAACGGCCATGTTCGCCTGCTGCAGGAGCAGGCGGATGGCCGTGAACAACCCCTGGGCGATTTCGCCGCGTTGATCCTGGCCGATGGCACGCGTTCGACCCTGCGCGCGCAGATGCAGGTGCGGCAGTGGTCGCGCCCCTATCCATGGGGCGCTCTATGGAGCATGTTGCCGACTTCGCCGGCGACCGAGTCCGGCGAGCTGCGCCAGTGGTACCGCGGCTGCCGCGAGATGTTCGGGCTGATGCCGACCGGATGCACCCACCAAGCCCGGGAGAAATCGCTGACCAGCCTGTTCTGGAGCCTGCCACTGAACGAGCACGAGAGGTGGCGCAGCAGCGGGCTGGAGGCCTGGAAGACCCGCGTGCGCAACCTCGTCGGCGAGGCTTCAGAGGCCTATCTGCAGCAGATCGATGATCCCGCGCAACTGACCCTGGCGGCCTATGCGGACGTGCGCATGCAGCGCTGGAACGATGGTCGCGTGCTTGCCATCGGTGATTGCGCCCACGCCATGAGCCCGCAACTGGGGCAGGGCGCCAATATGGCGTTGGTCGATGCCGCTGCACTGGCCGATGCTCTCGGCAATGCCGGTGACGAGCACCAGCAAGCGCTTGACTGGAATACCATCTTCACCCGCTACGGTGATACCCGTCGTGATCACCTGCGCTACTACCGTCAGGCCAGCCGCCTGTTGACGCCACTGTTCCAGTCCAACAGCAACACCCTGGCCGTGCTACGCGATATCGCCCTGACGTTGGCTCGGCACAACAGTTTCGGCCGCCAGCACGCGGTTAGCACGCTGGTCGGTGCACGCGGCGGCTGGCTTTGGTCGGGGGCGCAGAAGCGCGAGCTGCACGCCTGGAAGGGTGAGCGCGAGGTCTGGGAGTAG
- a CDS encoding DUF2247 family protein, which yields MNEYFSELAKRNLVDWPTLAIGLNNGWINKDAVSEHAFKLLSAGQQDSDIAVLAGSDALSDDEVVALLATLCKKEGIDLQEKRSHALEKWRLAMLSELQHSSLADEDKIERLQELYAEFGYPDDMASCSIYAQNDVDPIDALHQVVAALEQRFASDSGR from the coding sequence ATGAACGAATATTTTTCCGAGCTTGCTAAGCGCAACCTGGTTGACTGGCCGACCCTGGCGATCGGTTTGAATAACGGCTGGATAAACAAGGACGCAGTATCCGAGCATGCCTTCAAGCTACTGTCTGCCGGTCAGCAGGACAGTGATATTGCCGTTCTGGCCGGCAGCGACGCCCTGAGTGATGACGAAGTAGTCGCCTTGCTGGCAACCCTGTGCAAGAAAGAGGGTATCGATCTTCAGGAAAAACGGTCGCATGCTCTGGAGAAATGGCGGCTAGCCATGCTCTCGGAACTGCAACACTCCTCGCTTGCCGATGAGGACAAGATCGAACGGTTGCAGGAACTCTATGCGGAGTTCGGCTACCCGGACGATATGGCCTCATGCAGCATCTACGCGCAAAACGATGTCGATCCGATCGATGCGCTACATCAAGTCGTCGCTGCTCTGGAACAGCGCTTTGCCAGCGACAGCGGCAGATAG
- a CDS encoding SitI3 family protein, with translation MSIDYQFYLAPLPYTSVMTSIDFRTLGDREHVVQGEIGNSGLMACLVKNPAPDEFSREELQFSPTCQLILSPDLGNYEQSMSALIATINQLVPVAKASALYMNNELLLLDKLDNQTTLYTSDKDWWDEHIENIRFPHSQR, from the coding sequence ATGTCGATCGACTACCAGTTCTATCTAGCCCCCCTGCCGTATACGTCCGTCATGACATCGATTGATTTCAGGACACTTGGAGATAGGGAACATGTCGTTCAGGGCGAGATAGGCAACAGCGGCCTGATGGCATGCCTGGTGAAAAACCCAGCGCCCGATGAGTTCAGCAGGGAGGAATTGCAGTTCAGCCCCACCTGCCAGCTCATTCTGTCTCCCGACCTGGGCAACTACGAGCAGAGCATGAGCGCTCTGATAGCGACCATCAACCAGTTGGTACCCGTGGCCAAAGCCTCGGCGCTGTACATGAACAACGAGTTGCTGCTACTCGACAAGCTAGACAACCAGACCACCCTATACACATCGGATAAGGACTGGTGGGACGAGCACATTGAAAACATCAGGTTCCCGCACAGTCAACGCTGA
- a CDS encoding tetratricopeptide repeat protein codes for MPLLALLVIACQVTCGLHVVRSGQERYWLYLIIALPGLGCLIYFLGIMLPDLLGSRRGRRTLNRLHDSIDPERHLRTLRDELDIRDTRDTRVNLADELLRMGHAEEAAQHYQTALRGIHSDAPDILLGLARARFALGDFAGCQASLDQLIAHNPDFRSSDGHLLYARALEGQGNDLKAEEEYRALGSYCASPEANYRYALLLQRLGRQREAIELLQQIQTHARRSARHYRTLHKEWLDLSQKALLDLQRG; via the coding sequence ATGCCTCTGCTCGCCCTGCTAGTCATCGCCTGCCAAGTCACCTGCGGCCTCCACGTGGTGCGCAGTGGCCAGGAACGCTACTGGCTGTACCTGATCATCGCCCTGCCCGGCCTCGGCTGCCTGATCTACTTCCTCGGCATCATGCTGCCGGATCTGCTCGGCAGCCGACGCGGCCGCCGCACGCTCAACCGCCTGCATGACAGCATCGACCCAGAGCGTCATCTGCGCACCCTGCGCGATGAGCTGGATATTCGCGACACCCGCGATACTCGCGTCAACCTGGCCGATGAACTGCTGCGCATGGGCCACGCCGAAGAAGCGGCCCAGCACTATCAGACAGCCCTGCGCGGTATCCACAGCGACGCCCCGGATATCCTCCTCGGTCTGGCCAGAGCACGTTTCGCCCTGGGCGACTTCGCCGGTTGCCAGGCAAGCCTCGATCAACTGATCGCCCACAACCCCGACTTCCGTTCCAGCGACGGCCACCTGCTGTACGCCCGTGCGCTGGAAGGCCAGGGCAACGACCTCAAGGCCGAAGAGGAATACCGCGCCCTCGGCAGCTACTGCGCCAGCCCTGAAGCCAACTACCGCTACGCCCTGCTGCTGCAGCGACTGGGACGTCAGCGCGAGGCCATCGAACTGCTGCAACAGATCCAGACCCACGCCCGCCGCTCCGCCCGGCACTACCGCACGCTGCACAAGGAGTGGCTGGACCTGAGCCAGAAGGCGCTGCTCGACCTGCAGCGCGGCTGA
- the pnuC gene encoding nicotinamide riboside transporter PnuC, whose product MPSSLEIFANLFYLVSVLLAARNSVHTWAVGLVGCVLFGWLFFSVQLYADVTLQAFFIATSLLGWWSWRRGRQGEALPISRASTAGLGLALLLAVVVAGAYGALLHHFTDAYAPLIDSLVLTLSVLAQLLLMRRKLETWYGWLLVNTLAVPLFASRELYLTAFIYLLFWCNAWYGLYRWRRELNAQTV is encoded by the coding sequence ATGCCGTCGTCGCTGGAGATCTTCGCCAACCTTTTCTATCTGGTTTCGGTCTTGCTGGCGGCGCGCAATTCGGTGCACACCTGGGCCGTCGGCCTGGTCGGCTGCGTGCTGTTCGGCTGGCTGTTCTTCAGCGTGCAGCTGTATGCCGATGTCACCTTGCAGGCTTTCTTCATCGCCACCAGCCTGCTGGGTTGGTGGAGCTGGCGGCGCGGTCGCCAGGGCGAGGCGCTGCCGATCAGCCGTGCCAGCACGGCCGGACTGGGCCTGGCGCTGCTGCTCGCGGTGGTCGTGGCGGGCGCATACGGCGCCCTGCTGCACCATTTCACCGACGCCTACGCGCCCCTCATCGATTCGCTGGTGTTGACCTTGAGCGTGCTCGCGCAATTGCTGCTGATGCGCCGCAAGTTGGAAACCTGGTACGGCTGGCTGCTGGTGAACACGCTCGCGGTGCCGCTGTTCGCCTCGCGCGAGCTGTACCTGACAGCCTTCATCTACCTGCTGTTCTGGTGCAACGCCTGGTACGGCCTGTATCGCTGGCGCCGTGAACTGAACGCGCAGACGGTCTGA